One Fundidesulfovibrio terrae genomic window carries:
- a CDS encoding thioredoxin family protein, translating into MEIKVLGPGCPKCHEAEKIVREVVAETGVDASVVKVSDFQQIAQMGVFATPAVAVNGEVKCVGKVPTKAEIAAWINR; encoded by the coding sequence ATGGAGATCAAGGTGTTGGGGCCCGGATGCCCGAAATGCCATGAGGCGGAAAAGATCGTGCGCGAGGTCGTGGCCGAAACCGGAGTGGACGCATCCGTGGTCAAGGTCTCAGATTTCCAGCAGATCGCCCAGATGGGGGTCTTCGCCACCCCGGCGGTCGCCGTGAACGGGGAAGTGAAGTGCGTGGGCAAGGTGCCCACCAAGGCGGAGATAGCCGCCTGGATCAACCGCTAG
- a CDS encoding cytochrome c biogenesis CcdA family protein — protein MLDQLFLAINSWMVDSFAIAAVGCFLWGVVSVLFSPCHLASIPLIVGYVAGQGRLVQGREAARYAIAFTVGLFLTIAAVGVICSLLGRMLGDVGPYWTILVGAVLVWVALDMLGVAKCTISGGVMGRLKVKGLSGAFLLGLAYGVLSGSCTFGFIAPILAIITLQQKILTGVSLIVLFAVGHCLPIVAAGSSTALVQRWLENGAMRHGGAWFRKGAGGLIALLGVYFISRPFLGS, from the coding sequence GTGCTTGACCAGCTATTTCTCGCGATCAACAGTTGGATGGTCGACAGCTTCGCCATCGCGGCCGTTGGGTGCTTCCTCTGGGGCGTCGTGAGCGTTCTTTTCAGCCCGTGCCATCTGGCCAGCATTCCGCTCATCGTGGGCTATGTGGCCGGACAAGGCCGCCTCGTCCAGGGGAGGGAAGCGGCCCGGTACGCCATTGCCTTCACGGTCGGCCTCTTCCTGACCATCGCGGCGGTCGGGGTGATCTGCTCGCTGTTGGGGCGCATGCTCGGAGATGTCGGCCCCTATTGGACCATTCTGGTGGGGGCTGTCCTGGTCTGGGTGGCCTTGGACATGCTCGGGGTGGCCAAGTGCACGATTTCCGGCGGCGTGATGGGCCGCCTGAAGGTCAAAGGCCTCTCCGGAGCGTTCCTGCTTGGCCTTGCGTACGGAGTGTTGTCCGGCTCGTGCACGTTCGGTTTCATAGCGCCCATCCTGGCGATCATCACGTTGCAGCAGAAGATTCTGACGGGCGTGTCGCTCATCGTCCTCTTTGCAGTGGGGCACTGCCTGCCCATCGTGGCGGCGGGCAGTTCGACCGCCCTGGTGCAGCGCTGGCTCGAGAACGGGGCCATGCGGCACGGCGGGGCATGGTTCCGCAAGGGCGCTGGCGGCCTGATCGCCTTGCTCGGAGTCTATTTCATCTCAAGACCTTTCCTTGGTTCATAA
- a CDS encoding ArsR/SmtB family transcription factor, with the protein MKTFIRLMKALSDPNRVKIIKMLQRRPMCVCELQAALGIAQPTVSNHLKTLEDAGLVESAKAGQWVNYSLAEGETDYARKLLEHLKTWLEDDPDVAALLGGLDGIRRENLCSTKPGR; encoded by the coding sequence ATGAAGACGTTCATCCGCCTCATGAAAGCCCTGTCAGACCCCAACCGGGTGAAAATCATCAAAATGCTGCAAAGGCGGCCAATGTGCGTCTGCGAGCTTCAGGCCGCCTTGGGCATAGCGCAACCAACGGTCTCCAACCACCTCAAGACATTGGAGGATGCGGGGCTGGTCGAGAGCGCCAAGGCCGGCCAGTGGGTCAACTACTCGCTGGCCGAAGGAGAAACGGACTACGCCAGGAAACTCCTTGAGCACCTGAAGACGTGGCTGGAGGACGATCCGGACGTCGCCGCACTGTTGGGCGGCCTGGACGGCATTCGCCGGGAGAACCTGTGTTCCACGAAGCCCGGCAGATGA
- a CDS encoding lactate permease LctP family transporter — MNVRFSVFMALELVVGMFRSLRELQKPVCRMNSLAAVVMIALALSIVKVPVASASTETIGASESDRQVIAMVESAQAYIKANGKAKALAEFNNPDGEFVKHGLYVFAYDFYGVNKALATNPVLVGKNLIDMKDADGKEIIKDMIGIVRKGGGWYDYKWDGHEKSSYVVKVDDTLWLGCGEFKNEAVAMVEKALAYIQEKGKDKALAEFNNPHGAFVERGLYIFAYDFDGVNRALATHPALVGKNLIDMKDPDGKEIIRDMIGIVKKGGGWYDYKWDDHEKSSYVVKIDDTLWLGCGEYRDHISRTYFLFCVALIPIVWLMVSLGVLKMPAHVTTCLSLAVTVVLALLVFKMPLVSAFTATLEGVALGLWPIVIVIVAAIFTYNMALQTKSMDTIKSMLSNITTDRRIQVLILAWGFGGFLEAVAGYGTAVAIPASILAALGCEPIFAALICLAANTVPTAFGAIGIPVLTLAQITNLDVNILSCQIALQLTLFIVVIPMLLVVLTTRSLKGLKGVVGISLASGAAFAIPELLTAKYLGAELPALAGSVCSMAVTILIAKVFYKEEQADGAAKEVITFKEGVLAWLPYILVLVFIVASSPVVEPVYNLLSHIKTSVVIYQGKGAAPFVFKWIATPGTLIIIATVVGGLIQGAKIGDIVKVFFYTLNKLSKSAFTVLCIVSMSKVMAYSGMISAIAVVLVKATGHYFSMISPLIGALGTFVTGSDTSANVLFGKLQVEVASQTGVDPYWLAAANTAGATGGKMISPQSIAVATAATGLVGSEGKILNQTLKYCVCYVTILGIFVYIGSLLILPH, encoded by the coding sequence GTGAACGTGCGTTTTTCCGTGTTTATGGCTCTCGAGCTTGTGGTTGGGATGTTCCGCTCTTTGAGGGAGTTGCAGAAGCCAGTTTGCAGGATGAATTCCTTGGCAGCCGTTGTGATGATTGCTCTCGCATTGTCGATTGTTAAGGTTCCCGTTGCTTCCGCGTCGACGGAAACGATCGGGGCGAGTGAGTCTGATCGCCAAGTGATCGCCATGGTGGAGAGTGCGCAGGCGTATATCAAGGCAAATGGCAAGGCAAAGGCGTTGGCTGAATTCAATAACCCAGACGGAGAGTTCGTCAAGCATGGCTTGTACGTGTTTGCGTACGACTTCTACGGCGTCAACAAGGCATTGGCGACCAACCCTGTGTTGGTTGGCAAGAACCTTATTGATATGAAGGACGCTGACGGCAAAGAAATAATCAAGGACATGATCGGCATCGTCAGGAAGGGCGGTGGTTGGTACGATTACAAGTGGGACGGCCATGAAAAGTCGTCCTACGTTGTCAAGGTGGACGACACCCTCTGGTTGGGCTGTGGCGAATTCAAGAACGAAGCAGTGGCGATGGTGGAGAAGGCGCTGGCATACATCCAGGAGAAGGGCAAGGATAAGGCCCTCGCCGAGTTCAACAACCCCCATGGGGCGTTTGTCGAGCGTGGACTGTATATATTCGCCTACGACTTCGACGGCGTCAACAGGGCTTTGGCGACCCATCCCGCGCTGGTCGGCAAGAACCTCATCGATATGAAGGATCCCGACGGCAAAGAGATCATCAGGGACATGATCGGGATCGTCAAGAAGGGCGGCGGCTGGTACGATTACAAGTGGGACGACCACGAAAAGTCTTCATACGTTGTGAAGATTGACGACACCCTCTGGCTGGGGTGTGGTGAATATCGAGATCACATCTCGAGGACGTATTTTCTTTTTTGCGTAGCTCTCATACCTATTGTTTGGTTGATGGTTTCCTTGGGTGTGCTCAAGATGCCGGCCCACGTGACAACATGTTTGTCCTTGGCCGTGACGGTCGTTCTTGCCTTGTTGGTGTTTAAGATGCCTCTGGTGTCTGCGTTTACGGCGACACTGGAAGGAGTTGCCTTGGGTCTTTGGCCAATTGTGATCGTAATTGTCGCAGCCATATTCACATACAACATGGCGCTGCAGACAAAGAGCATGGACACCATAAAGAGCATGTTGTCCAATATCACCACCGATCGCAGAATCCAGGTTTTGATTCTGGCCTGGGGGTTCGGAGGATTTCTTGAGGCGGTAGCGGGGTATGGCACCGCTGTGGCGATTCCGGCAAGTATATTGGCCGCCCTCGGCTGCGAGCCGATTTTTGCGGCGTTGATTTGCTTGGCCGCCAACACGGTTCCAACCGCTTTTGGAGCGATCGGAATCCCGGTGTTGACGCTCGCCCAGATTACAAACCTCGATGTGAATATTTTGAGCTGTCAGATAGCTCTCCAGCTGACGTTGTTTATCGTGGTGATCCCAATGTTGCTGGTTGTTCTTACCACCAGGAGCCTGAAAGGGTTGAAGGGGGTGGTGGGGATATCGTTGGCTTCCGGCGCGGCTTTCGCCATCCCCGAGCTTCTGACCGCCAAGTATCTGGGTGCGGAGCTTCCTGCTCTGGCCGGAAGCGTATGCAGCATGGCGGTGACGATACTCATCGCGAAGGTGTTCTACAAGGAAGAGCAGGCAGATGGGGCTGCTAAAGAGGTCATCACCTTCAAGGAGGGGGTTTTGGCCTGGCTGCCGTACATACTTGTGCTGGTCTTCATCGTGGCCAGCAGTCCCGTGGTCGAGCCGGTTTACAACCTCCTGTCCCACATCAAGACGTCCGTTGTGATCTATCAAGGAAAAGGGGCTGCTCCGTTTGTGTTCAAGTGGATCGCAACCCCGGGAACACTGATCATCATTGCGACGGTTGTTGGCGGATTGATTCAGGGTGCCAAGATTGGCGATATCGTCAAGGTGTTCTTCTACACCCTGAATAAACTCTCCAAGTCTGCCTTCACTGTTTTGTGTATCGTTTCAATGTCGAAGGTGATGGCGTATAGCGGGATGATTTCCGCTATTGCAGTCGTGCTTGTGAAGGCGACAGGGCATTACTTTTCGATGATTTCTCCCCTTATCGGAGCACTTGGAACGTTTGTGACCGGCAGCGACACTTCAGCGAACGTGTTGTTCGGAAAGCTCCAGGTTGAAGTTGCTTCGCAGACTGGGGTGGATCCCTATTGGTTGGCAGCGGCAAATACGGCAGGCGCCACCGGCGGAAAGATGATATCGCCGCAAAGCATAGCCGTCGCCACCGCCGCGACAGGACTTGTCGGGTCTGAAGGGAAGATATTGAATCAGACTTTGAAGTACTGTGTGTGCTACGTGACGATTCTGGGGATCTTCGTATATATTGGGAGCCTGCTCATTCTGCCTCATTGA
- a CDS encoding thioredoxin family protein — MLITLATVILLGVAAQAAPLPDVPAKDMVTMVDLGAKSCIPCKMMMPVMDAVEKDYAGKAAVLFIDVWENPDQSKKYGLRSIPTQIFYDRQGKEVFRHEGFFDKKSISDILDKLLAQ; from the coding sequence ATGCTGATAACATTGGCTACGGTCATTCTTCTGGGTGTGGCCGCGCAGGCCGCCCCCCTCCCTGACGTCCCGGCAAAAGACATGGTGACCATGGTGGACCTGGGAGCGAAGTCCTGCATCCCCTGCAAGATGATGATGCCGGTCATGGACGCTGTCGAGAAGGACTATGCCGGAAAAGCGGCCGTACTTTTCATCGATGTGTGGGAGAACCCTGACCAGAGCAAGAAGTACGGTTTGCGCTCCATCCCCACGCAGATTTTTTACGACAGGCAGGGGAAGGAAGTCTTTCGGCACGAGGGTTTTTTCGACAAAAAGTCGATCTCGGATATTCTGGACAAGCTGCTTGCGCAGTGA
- a CDS encoding putative zinc-binding protein → MSGSCCAKGDEVMILACSGGSNVGQLTNQAAVELTREGFGKMFCLAGIGGGLKGFVKSAQGTPRVVVLDGCPVGCAKAILEREEIPLKSYIVVTDLGIEKNKDRQLAVNDEDLAKVKVAGKAAASLNNETSRPSCCGSGKSC, encoded by the coding sequence ATGTCTGGTTCCTGTTGCGCAAAAGGTGACGAGGTCATGATCCTGGCCTGCTCGGGCGGTTCCAACGTCGGGCAGTTGACCAACCAGGCGGCCGTGGAACTCACCCGCGAGGGATTCGGCAAGATGTTCTGCCTGGCTGGGATCGGAGGCGGTTTGAAAGGGTTTGTCAAATCGGCCCAGGGCACCCCGAGAGTGGTTGTCCTCGATGGGTGCCCGGTCGGCTGCGCAAAGGCCATCCTGGAGCGGGAAGAAATCCCCCTGAAGAGCTACATCGTCGTCACCGACCTTGGAATCGAGAAAAACAAGGACCGCCAACTCGCCGTGAACGACGAGGACTTGGCTAAGGTGAAAGTGGCCGGCAAAGCTGCAGCATCGTTGAATAATGAGACCTCGCGTCCCTCCTGCTGCGGATCCGGGAAAAGTTGCTGA
- a CDS encoding permease: MKEFTQLTIFEDQAQSTCSCDGISAATGAAVAQAERAALKRYTLLGAPALLLWFGLYSVLEPTAQAITYDVLGLDHGGRFADALAFFLYDGPKVLLLLTLVVFGVGIIRSFFTAARARKCLAGRREVVGNVLAALLGIVTPFCSCSAVPLFVGFVTAGVPLGVTFSFLVSAPMVNEVALVLLYGLMGWKVAGLYLATGLLVAMVSGWVIGRLKMEGHLEEWVRLIHAGQDLPDQELSWAGRIQAGVTAVKDIVGKTWPWVLAGIAVGAGIHGYVPEGFMASIMGRDAWWSVLAAVGIGIPMYSNAAGIIPVVHALLEKGAALGTVLAFMMSVIALSLPEMIILRKVLKPRLLLTFVGVVGLGILLVGYLFNLIL; the protein is encoded by the coding sequence ATGAAAGAATTTACCCAATTGACGATTTTCGAGGATCAGGCGCAATCCACCTGCTCCTGCGACGGGATTTCTGCCGCAACAGGAGCGGCCGTTGCGCAGGCGGAGAGGGCGGCTCTGAAACGATACACCCTTCTGGGTGCTCCAGCCCTTCTCCTTTGGTTCGGCCTTTACAGCGTCCTGGAGCCGACGGCCCAGGCCATCACCTACGACGTGCTGGGACTCGACCACGGCGGCAGATTCGCGGACGCCCTGGCGTTCTTCCTCTACGATGGCCCCAAGGTCCTGCTGCTGCTCACTTTGGTCGTCTTTGGCGTCGGGATCATCCGGTCGTTCTTCACCGCCGCCCGAGCCCGAAAATGTCTGGCCGGGCGCCGGGAAGTCGTCGGCAACGTCCTGGCCGCCTTGCTCGGCATCGTAACTCCGTTCTGCTCCTGCTCCGCAGTGCCGCTTTTCGTGGGCTTCGTCACCGCCGGCGTGCCGCTGGGAGTCACCTTTTCCTTCCTCGTCAGCGCGCCCATGGTGAACGAGGTGGCCCTCGTGCTGCTGTATGGCCTGATGGGCTGGAAGGTGGCGGGGCTGTATCTGGCGACGGGCCTGCTGGTGGCCATGGTCAGCGGCTGGGTCATCGGAAGGCTCAAGATGGAAGGGCACCTTGAAGAGTGGGTGCGCCTCATCCATGCCGGGCAGGATCTACCGGATCAGGAGCTGTCCTGGGCTGGCAGGATCCAGGCAGGCGTGACGGCGGTCAAGGACATCGTGGGAAAGACCTGGCCCTGGGTGCTGGCTGGCATCGCCGTGGGCGCGGGCATCCACGGCTACGTCCCCGAGGGGTTCATGGCTTCGATCATGGGACGGGATGCCTGGTGGTCGGTGTTGGCTGCCGTGGGTATCGGCATCCCCATGTATTCCAACGCGGCCGGGATCATCCCGGTGGTGCACGCGCTCCTGGAAAAGGGTGCGGCCCTCGGCACGGTGCTGGCTTTCATGATGAGCGTCATCGCCCTCTCCCTGCCGGAGATGATCATTCTGAGGAAGGTGCTCAAGCCGCGCCTGCTCCTCACCTTCGTCGGCGTTGTCGGCCTGGGCATCTTGCTGGTCGGCTATCTGTTCAACCTCATCCTGTAG